The proteins below come from a single Pristiophorus japonicus isolate sPriJap1 chromosome 18, sPriJap1.hap1, whole genome shotgun sequence genomic window:
- the LOC139228595 gene encoding secretory carrier-associated membrane protein 4-like — protein sequence MTEKANNFPPLPKFIPLKPCFYQNFEEEIPPDHCHLVKRIYHLWILYSITLAVNLIGCLAWLIAGGGAINFGLSILWLVLFSPCSYLCWLRPIYKAFRSDSSFNFMAFFFVFAAQVVLVAIQAIGFKGWGACGWIAAIGFFSVNVGAGVVMLFPAIMFTAVVILSALVIFRVHRIYRGGGGSFQKAQEEWSAGTWQNPPPKQLAFQTVTGNTLPQYPTVPRYPCGDEWS from the exons AAAAAGCAAACAATTTTCCCCCACTACCAAAGTTTATTCCTTTGAAACCTTGTTTCTATCAAAACTTCGAAGAAGAGATCCCACCAGACCACTGCCATCTTGTCAAGAGAATTTACCATTTATGGATCC TTTACAGCATTACCCTAGCAGTGAATTTGATAGGCTGCTTAGCTTGGCTGATAGCAGGAGGAGGTGCTATCAACTTTGGCCTGTCAATACTCTGGCTGGTCCTTTTCAGCCCCTGTTCGTACCTCTGCTGGCTTCGTCCAATTTATAAAGCATTTAG ATCTGATAGCTCTTTTAACTTCATGGCATTTTTCTTCGTTTTTGCCGCCCAGGTTGTTTTGGTAGCTATACAAGCAATTGGTTTCAAAGGATGGGGCGCCTG TGGATGGATTGCTGCCATTGGTTTCTTCTCGGTTAATGTTGGTGCTGGCGTGGTTATGCTCTTCCCAGCAATCATGTTCACAGCAGTAGTGATCCTGAGTGCACTTGTTATTTTCCGT GTGCACAGAATCTACCGGGGTGGTGGTGGAAGCTTCCAGAAAGCCCAAGAAGAATGGAGTGCTGGGACATGGCAAAATCCCCCACCTAAGCAATTAGCATTTCAAACTGTTACTGGTAATACCCTACCACAGTATCCTACAGTACCAAGATACCCTTGTGGAGATGAGTGGTCCTAG